A window from Malania oleifera isolate guangnan ecotype guangnan chromosome 7, ASM2987363v1, whole genome shotgun sequence encodes these proteins:
- the LOC131160898 gene encoding uncharacterized protein LOC131160898: MFGDQNRVARQTAMKELMNTTMVEETSVRDHVLKMIGILNELKILGVEIDGETQVDIVLQLQLDSFKQFYLNYNMNKLSYSLAELLKELQAAEGLIKKPTIALLRNVLFLGQKVEKSRKRLRTHRELRQ; this comes from the coding sequence atgtttggaGATCAAAATCGTGTTGCTAGGCAAACTGCAATgaaggaacttatgaatactactatGGTAGAAGAGACCTCAGTAAGGGATCATGTTCTGAAGATGATCGGTATTCTCAATGAGCTAAAGATCCTTGGAGTTGAAATCGATGGGGAAACCCAGGTCGATATCGTTCTCCAATTGCAACTCGACTCTTTCAAACAGTTTTACCTGAACTACAACATgaataagctctcttactcattggcggaactacttaaagagcttcaagcaGCCGAGGGCCTCATTAAGAAGCCAACTATTGCTCTTCTGAGAAACGTTCTTTTTCTAGGCCAAAAGGTTGAAAAAAGCAGAAAAAGGCTCAGAACCCACAGGGAACTCCGCCAGTAG